From a single Miscanthus floridulus cultivar M001 chromosome 8, ASM1932011v1, whole genome shotgun sequence genomic region:
- the LOC136469109 gene encoding uncharacterized protein: MLGHDAASFQSACSPWRVVVPFATFGPLLLLPFDPDLDRVGFYCVLVKVFSKTLLDVRGKVACDSSCGWMALMDEAAFVTLLNPFVGARAPRVEVPPAGEHIMAVSSSEHVSRVHDRWVLHPTNSYGDVDTTGRAIKLEDMRDMFFREIMLSASPDATGRECMAMAMLGCSTEVVFCWVGVNSAWTLLDTKLEFSMGSIIHCQDKFLVIDCTGEIFVCSSNVVGATSTVMLLPSLSPPAGLYHHSYLESNGELHIEGAIVSTFHKT; the protein is encoded by the coding sequence ATGTTAGGCCATGACGCGGCGTCCTTCcaatccgcttgctccccatggcgcgtcgtcgtcccgttcgcgaccttcgggccgctcctACTGCTCCCATTCGACCCCGACTTggaccgcgtcggcttctactgtGTCCTGGTGAAGGTCTTTTCCAAGACGCTGCTTGacgtgcgcggcaaggtggcgtgtgactcctcgtgtgggtggatggcgctcatggacgaggcggcATTCGTGACGCTGCTAAATCCATTCGTCGGTGCCCGTGCCCCCCGCGTTGAGGTTCCGCCAGCAGGCGAACACATCATGGCGGTGTCCTCATCAGAACACGTGTCTAGAGTCCACGatcggtgggtcctccatcccaccaacagCTATGGGGACGTGGATACCACAggtagagccatcaagctagaagacatgagggacatGTTCTTCCGTGAGATCATGCTCTCGGCGTCGCCTGACGCCACCGGCCGCGagtgcatggccatggccatgcttgggtgctccacagAGGTCGTGTTCTGCTGGGTTGGAGTCAACAGTGCATGGACACTGCTCGACACTAAACTAGAGTTCTCCATGGGGTCCATCatccactgccaagacaagttcttggtgatcgactgcactggagaaatcttTGTCTGCAGCAGCAATGTCGTCGGCGCTACTTCAACCGTGATGTTGttgccatcgctgtcgccacctgcggggctctaccaccacagctacctagaatcaaacggtgagctgcacattgaGGGTGCCATTGTGAGCACGTTCCACAAGACATAG
- the LOC136472140 gene encoding nucleolar GTP-binding protein 1-like isoform X2 translates to MRASAGGRAVFHLQHLRPRPPWRAPPPPATTHLSHSAPARRADHRRLPKGSLSTLEPGISSVYLCRRAHSATCSYTLDDRLQGELDDMNGEQRKQETVGAFQKIPMVMPATDILMSAQRKSRNVPPTKGIANIAKRERNKGAKQLDALMKELSVPLRTYTENFPKRRDLHPYERSLIELTFGEGYYEQVLGRVDTLRKRITSVGKQHASDCAKSTTKREAEERLTEGRKKLEEAFQHGKHAIDDLVNVAKALRSMPVVDLHIPTLCLVGSPNVGKSSLVRILSSGKPEVCSYPFTTRGILMGHIVSNHERFQVTDTPGLLTRHDDDRNNIERLTLAVLSYLPIAVLYVHDLSEDCGTSVADQYITYKHIKDRFGDRLWLDVISKCDLLGKKEPISFHDADADVAQYRRLGPEGALRVSLQSEIGVKELKERVHELLTSQMARIKASKAEHETQEVGTSVVY, encoded by the exons ATGCGAGCCTCCGCAGGAGGCCGCGCGGTGTTCCACCTCCAACACCTCCGCCCGCGCCCGCCATGGCGAGCCCCTCCTCCTCCCGCCACCACGCACCTCTCCCACTCAGCGCCCGCGAGGCGCGCCGACCACCGTCGCCTCCCCAAAG GTTCTTTATCAACTCTGGAACCGGGGATTTCATCAGTCTACTTGTGTCGGCGGGCACACTCTGCAACATGTAGCTATACGTTGGATGACAGGTTACAGGGAGAGCTAGATGATATGAAT GGAGAACAGAGAAAGCAAGAGACAGTTGGTGCGTTTCAGAAAATACCAATGGTGATGCCTGCAACTGATATACTAATGTCAGCACAAAGGAAATCTAGAAATGTGCCACCAACAAAGG GTATAGCAAATATTGCTAAGCGTGAAAGGAACAAAGGTGCGAAACAACTTGATGCCTTAATGAAA GAACTTTCTGTACCGCTGAGAACATACACAGAAAACTTCCCAAAGAGGAGAGATTTGCATCCTTATGAGAGGTCTCTCATTGAGTTGACTTTTGGGGAGGGTTATTATGAGCAG GTTCTAGGACGTGTGGATACTCTCAGGAAAAGGATTACTTCTGTTGGAAAGCAACATGCTTCAGACTGTGCTAAG TCAACAACAAAACGTGAAGCAGAGGAGCGCCTCACCGAG GGCAGAAAGAAACTTGAAGAGGCTTTCCAGCATGGGAAGCATGCCATTGATGATTTAGTAAATGTTGCAAAG GCTTTGCGTTCTATGCCTGTTGTTGATCTACATATTCCAACACTATGTCTAGTTGGATCACCCAATGTGGGGAAGTCATCATTAGTCCGCATATTATCATCTGGAAAACCTGAG GTCTGCAGCTACCCATTCACAACAAGAGGGATTCTAATGGGTCACATTGTATCCAATCACGAACGTTTTCAG GTTACGGACACTCCAGGACTCCTAACGAGGCATGATG ATGACAGAAATAACATAGAGAGATTGACACTTGCTGTCCTTTCATATCTACCTATCGCTGTCCTGTATGTGCATGATCTATCTGAAGACTGTGGGACCTCAGTGGCCGATCAG TACATCACGTACAAGCATATTAAGGACAGATTCGGCGACCGCCTATGGCTTGATGTTATATCCAAATGTGATCTTTTGGGAAAGAAAGAGCCCATAAGCTTTCACGATGCTGATGCTGATGTAGCACAGTACAGAAGATTGGGGCCAGAAGGCGCCCTCCGAGTATCTTTGCAGAGTGAAATCGGCGTCAAAGAG CTAAAGGAAAGAGTGCATGAGCTACTGACCTCTCAGATGGCTCGGATCAAAGCTAGCAAGGCGGAGCATGAAACACAGGAAGTAGGGACTAGTGTTGTTTACTGA
- the LOC136472140 gene encoding nucleolar GTP-binding protein 1-like isoform X1 encodes MASPSSSRHHAPLPLSAREARRPPSPPQRKPKLCCSHKHYYCGFQCRFNFRTLFLIFSTRAAFNSGSLSTLEPGISSVYLCRRAHSATCSYTLDDRLQGELDDMNGEQRKQETVGAFQKIPMVMPATDILMSAQRKSRNVPPTKGIANIAKRERNKGAKQLDALMKELSVPLRTYTENFPKRRDLHPYERSLIELTFGEGYYEQVLGRVDTLRKRITSVGKQHASDCAKSTTKREAEERLTEGRKKLEEAFQHGKHAIDDLVNVAKALRSMPVVDLHIPTLCLVGSPNVGKSSLVRILSSGKPEVCSYPFTTRGILMGHIVSNHERFQVTDTPGLLTRHDDDRNNIERLTLAVLSYLPIAVLYVHDLSEDCGTSVADQYITYKHIKDRFGDRLWLDVISKCDLLGKKEPISFHDADADVAQYRRLGPEGALRVSLQSEIGVKELKERVHELLTSQMARIKASKAEHETQEVGTSVVY; translated from the exons ATGGCGAGCCCCTCCTCCTCCCGCCACCACGCACCTCTCCCACTCAGCGCCCGCGAGGCGCGCCGACCACCGTCGCCTCCCCAAAG GAAACCAAAACTCTGCTGCTCCCACAAGCATTATTATTGTGGTTTTCAGTGTCGTTTCAATTTTCGTACATTGTTTTTAATATTTTCCACTCGTGCTGCCTTCAACTCAGGTTCTTTATCAACTCTGGAACCGGGGATTTCATCAGTCTACTTGTGTCGGCGGGCACACTCTGCAACATGTAGCTATACGTTGGATGACAGGTTACAGGGAGAGCTAGATGATATGAAT GGAGAACAGAGAAAGCAAGAGACAGTTGGTGCGTTTCAGAAAATACCAATGGTGATGCCTGCAACTGATATACTAATGTCAGCACAAAGGAAATCTAGAAATGTGCCACCAACAAAGG GTATAGCAAATATTGCTAAGCGTGAAAGGAACAAAGGTGCGAAACAACTTGATGCCTTAATGAAA GAACTTTCTGTACCGCTGAGAACATACACAGAAAACTTCCCAAAGAGGAGAGATTTGCATCCTTATGAGAGGTCTCTCATTGAGTTGACTTTTGGGGAGGGTTATTATGAGCAG GTTCTAGGACGTGTGGATACTCTCAGGAAAAGGATTACTTCTGTTGGAAAGCAACATGCTTCAGACTGTGCTAAG TCAACAACAAAACGTGAAGCAGAGGAGCGCCTCACCGAG GGCAGAAAGAAACTTGAAGAGGCTTTCCAGCATGGGAAGCATGCCATTGATGATTTAGTAAATGTTGCAAAG GCTTTGCGTTCTATGCCTGTTGTTGATCTACATATTCCAACACTATGTCTAGTTGGATCACCCAATGTGGGGAAGTCATCATTAGTCCGCATATTATCATCTGGAAAACCTGAG GTCTGCAGCTACCCATTCACAACAAGAGGGATTCTAATGGGTCACATTGTATCCAATCACGAACGTTTTCAG GTTACGGACACTCCAGGACTCCTAACGAGGCATGATG ATGACAGAAATAACATAGAGAGATTGACACTTGCTGTCCTTTCATATCTACCTATCGCTGTCCTGTATGTGCATGATCTATCTGAAGACTGTGGGACCTCAGTGGCCGATCAG TACATCACGTACAAGCATATTAAGGACAGATTCGGCGACCGCCTATGGCTTGATGTTATATCCAAATGTGATCTTTTGGGAAAGAAAGAGCCCATAAGCTTTCACGATGCTGATGCTGATGTAGCACAGTACAGAAGATTGGGGCCAGAAGGCGCCCTCCGAGTATCTTTGCAGAGTGAAATCGGCGTCAAAGAG CTAAAGGAAAGAGTGCATGAGCTACTGACCTCTCAGATGGCTCGGATCAAAGCTAGCAAGGCGGAGCATGAAACACAGGAAGTAGGGACTAGTGTTGTTTACTGA